The region TGCGGAAGGTCAGCCCGCCGGCGTCGTTGCGCCACACCGGCTCGAGCCGTGCCCCGCCGGCGAGAGCGGCGACCGTCGGCGGAACTGCGGTGTCGGTGACCGGGATCGACATCGCGGTCACGCGTCCCGTGTCACGTCGTCGCTGATCCGCTTCGGTCGCAGCTCCATCACCCCATGATGCCGCTGCGGATACCCTGGTCGCAGCACCGCGGGACACGATGGCACTCGGTGTCGCGTAGTGTGAGACACAATCTCGCGGGTTCGAAGGGGAACACATGGACATCACGGGTGCTTCGGCACTGGTCACCGGAGGTGCGAGCGGCCTCGGCCTCGCCACCGCTCGCCGACTCGCGGCATCCGGCGCAGCCGTCACGATCGTCGACCTGCCCACCTCGGCGGGAGCGGAGATCGCTGAGGAGCTCGGCGGCACGTTCGCCCCGGCCGACGTCACCGATGTCTCCCAGGTGCGCGCCGCCGTCGAGATCGCCGCCGCAGCGGGTCCGCTGCGGGTCGTGGTGAACTGCGCCGGCATCGCGCCACCCGCGAAGGTGCTCGATCGCGAGGGCGAGCCGTCGCCGCTCGAGGGGTTCGAGCGCATCATCCGCATCAACCTCATCGGCACCTACAACGTCATCGCCCAGGCGTCGGCCGCGATCGCGAAGACCGAGCCGACCGAGGGCGGCGACCGCGGCGTCATCGTCAGCACCGCCAGTGTCGCGGCCTTCGACGGCCAGATCGGCCAGCCGGCGTACGCCGCATCGAAGGGCGGTGTGCATGCGATGACGCTGCCGATCGCGCGCGAACTCGCCCGCTACGGCATCCGCGTCGTCACGATCGCCCCGGGCATCATGGAGACCCCGATGCTCATGGGCCTCCCGCAGGAGGCGCAGGACTCGCTCGGACTGCAGGTGCCGTACCCGCAGCGACTCGGCCGCCCCGACGAGTACGCCCGGCTCGTCGCGCACATCGTCGACAACGGCTACCTCAACGGCGAGACCATCCGCCTCGACGGCGCCATCCGCATGGCCCCGAAGTAAGGAACGACACCCACATGAGCGACACGATCCTCCTCGCGCGCGACGGCGGCCTCGCCCGCATCACCTTCAACCGTCCCGCGTTCCTCAACGCGATGGACTTCGAGATGGGGCGGCGCTGGCGCGACCTCGCCCACGAACTCACCGCCGACGCGACCGTCGGGGCGATCGTGCTTGATGCCGCGGGCCCGGCCTTCTGCGCCGGCGGCGACGTCGTCGCGATGTCGACCTCGGGCGAGGGCGGCGAGGCGATCACCGGAATGGCGCACGTCATCCACGACGGCATCCGCACCTTCGCCCGCTCCGACAAGCCGATCGTCGCCGTCGTGCAGGGTGCGGTCGCCGGCGGAGGCCTGGGGCTCATGCTCACCGCCGACTACATCGTCGCCGCGCCTAGGGCGAAGTTCGTGAGCAAGTACGCGAACATCGGCCTCACCCCCGACCTCGGCGTCTCGACGCTGCTCACCGCCGCAGTCGGACAGACGCGGGCGCTGCGGCTGCTGCTGCAGGACGAG is a window of Microbacterium terrae DNA encoding:
- a CDS encoding enoyl-CoA hydratase/isomerase family protein is translated as MSDTILLARDGGLARITFNRPAFLNAMDFEMGRRWRDLAHELTADATVGAIVLDAAGPAFCAGGDVVAMSTSGEGGEAITGMAHVIHDGIRTFARSDKPIVAVVQGAVAGGGLGLMLTADYIVAAPRAKFVSKYANIGLTPDLGVSTLLTAAVGQTRALRLLLQDETIDAATALDWGLVTEVADDPAARADEIARFWLDGATGAFGQAKRLIRTGAERTLAENLDYEAASIGAAFDTPDARVRVAAFAAASRKSRD
- a CDS encoding SDR family NAD(P)-dependent oxidoreductase, with translation MDITGASALVTGGASGLGLATARRLAASGAAVTIVDLPTSAGAEIAEELGGTFAPADVTDVSQVRAAVEIAAAAGPLRVVVNCAGIAPPAKVLDREGEPSPLEGFERIIRINLIGTYNVIAQASAAIAKTEPTEGGDRGVIVSTASVAAFDGQIGQPAYAASKGGVHAMTLPIARELARYGIRVVTIAPGIMETPMLMGLPQEAQDSLGLQVPYPQRLGRPDEYARLVAHIVDNGYLNGETIRLDGAIRMAPK